From the genome of candidate division TA06 bacterium:
AGGGCGATGTCGGGGGAGATCCGTGTAACTCCGCCGCTGTTCAAGCTCTCCCTGATGACAAAACCCTTGTGATCGCCGGGCTGGGCCGGGAAAACGGCCATGGCATCGATCGTGGCCTGGGACGGCAGTTCGCTTTTGACCTGTGACAAGAAAAGTTCGAGACCTTCTGTTCTGCCCTGGACATGGATCTCCACCCCCTGGCTTGAATTAAGCACCCAGCCGGCCAGGCCGTGCTTTTTGGCCAGCCGATAGATGAAGGGTCGGAAGCCCACCCCCTGGACGATACCGTTTATGTTTATTTTTACTGCGTTCATGATAGATCTTAAAAAATGATTATCCAATCAGCTCTGGACACACGGTGAACAATACGTATCAACCCCGGTTGTCGCGTTAAAACGATCAGCGAGCATCGCAGTTGATGGCGGAAAAAGCTTGTCTGCATGTTTGAGGGCTTGGCCAAAGCCCGAGTTCAGACAAGCCCGTCAGCAATGAGAAGCGCAGCGCGTGTCCGCTGAAGCCTTGCTTGCCCGCCGAAGCAGTTGCGTAGGCGGGGCGTAAGCGTGGCCCGGAGAGTTTTAAGCGACGAGCTTTTTTCTTTTTGGTTCATTTTCTTAGTTGGCGGCACAAAAAAGAAAAAGAACATAATCGGGTTAAATCTACGTTTTTGATAGCCCCGTTATTTTATCTCTACTTTTCCTGAGCAAGTTAGATTGGCATTTTAAAATAAACCGCCCTGTTATTTTCAGGACGGGGGAAACACCCTTTGATTATATTCCTAAACGCTTAAAAATTCAAGGCATATCTCAAGTCTTGCATTTTATGGCGAAATAGTATATGCTTACTGCCCTATGACTCAAAAAAGCATTCATACTCCAGCTGCCGGAAGCGTCGAGCCGGATCGCAGCCTGAAAATATCCATCATCGAAGGCAGTTTTGCCACGGTCCACATCACCGTCAGTCTGGGAGCCCTGGTCACCGGATACGCCCTGATGCTGGGGGCCAACGATTTCCAACTGGGACTGCTGGCGGCCCTTAACGCCCTGTCCACCGTGGGCTCGGTTGTCAGCGCCCAGATCCTAGGACGCCTGGGCAGCCGCAAAAAGTTGACCGTCTGGGGGGCCACCGCCGGGCGGTCATTGTGGGCTTTGCTCTGCGTCTTGCCCTTTATCAAGATGATGCCTGGCTTTAAGCTGGCCCTGTTCTTTGCCGTGATGTTTCTGGGGAACACCATCCTCAGCGCCGCCAACACCGCCTGGCTTTCCTGGATGACCGACCTGGTGCCCCCGGAAAAGCGGGGCGTCTATTTTGGCAAACGCAGCGCCATCCTGGGGGCGGTGACCATGCTCACCAATTACGGGGCCGGCTGGGGCTTTGACCGGATGAAAGCGGCCGGGCTGCAGGACCAGGGATTTGCCTTGATCTTCGGGCTGGCCGCCTTGTTTGCCGTGATCGCCGGGCTGATCCTGAACCGCCAGTGGGAGCCGCCGTTGAAGGGGGAGAAGTCCCTCTCCATCTACGAGATCGTAAAACTGCCCTTCGCCGATCCCAATTTCAAAAGACTGCTGACCTTCTTCATCTTCTGGTCGTTGTCCACCGCCGTGGCCGGACCATTCTTCGGGGCCCACATGATCAAAAACCTGAAAATGCCATACTCGGTGATCGCCCTCTATTCCATCGTCGCCGGGATACTTAACCTTTCCACCCAGCCCTTGTGGGGGAAAATAGTTGACAAGCTGGGGAACCGACCGGTGCTGATCTTCAACCTAGTCGGTATCTTCCTGCTGCCGCTGTTCTGGCTGTTCGCCACCCCTTCATTTTATCTGCCCATCTGGGTGGATGCCTTTCTGACCGGGTTCTTTTGGCCTGGTTTCACCCTAGCCGGCTTCAACCTGCTGCTGCTGACCGCGCCCGAGCAGAACCGGACCTCCTACCTTTCCATCTATACCGTGGCCACCGGGTTCGCCGTGTTCCTGGCATCCTTGGCCGGGGGTTGGCTGGCCAATGCCCTGCATAATTTCAAATTCGTGCTGCTGGGGCATACCCTGATCAACTTCCACCTGCTCTTTGCCTTCTCCTCGCTGGCCAGGATATTTACCCTGCCCCTGGCCTTGAAACTTAGGGAGGAAAGGTCCCATTCGGTAGGTACCCTGCTGAACCTGTTCGGCGACAAGATCAGCCAGAATTTTGCCGGTGGCTGGCAGGCCGGGGTAGTGATGGTAAAAAGGATCACCCGGGGTTGATCCAAAAGATTAAAAAACCGCTCGGCAGACAGCTGAGCGGTTTTTTTAATTTCATCGCGGGGGCTATCTATTCCGCCGGTTCCCAGATGGATTCCCCGGTTTTGTTGATGTATCCGTAATCGCCGTCGTTCTTGATCATCCCCAGGCCGTTGGCAAATTTGAATACATCGTCGAACTGAGTGTCGATGACGATCTTCCCCGTCTTATCGGCATAACCCCACACCTCCCCGGACTTGATCCCGGCCAGGTCCTCGGAAAACGGCCGGACCTCCAAAAACTGCGGTTCTATCGCCTGCTGGCCGCCCTTGCTTATAAAGCCCCACTTGTCCTCGATCTTTACCCCGGCCATCTCCTGGCTGAAGTCCTGGGCGTCATCAAACGCAGGGTTGATCACCATTTTCCCGATCTTATTGATATAGCCGTATTTGCCTCCGGTTTTCACCCGGGCCAGGCCGTCCACGAAAGGACCGCCGTCGTCGAACTGGGGTTTGATGACCATCTTGCCGGTCTTGTTGATATAGCCGCAGGAGAGCTTTTCCACCACATACCCCGCCTGCTTGATCTTGACCGGGGCCAGTCCGTCCGAATAATCGCCGGCCCAGTCGAATTTCTGGATCCCGATGAACTTTCCGGTCTTGTCGATGAACCGGTATTTGTCCTGAATGTTCACCCGGGCCAGGCCCTGGCTGAAGCGATAGACCCCGCCGATGTCTTCCGGCTTCAACTTTTTGAAACTGATCACTATCTTCCCGGCCTTGTTGATGTAGCAGTAGCTTCCGGATCCGTCCTTGCCCACCACCCCCACCGCCGCCAGCCCCTCGCTGAAGGCGTCGGCATAAAGCAGCAGGGGATCTATCACATACTTGCCGGCGGGATCGATGAACCCGTATTTGTCGCCCAGCCGCACCGCCGCCAGCCCCTCGCTGAAGCACCCGGCCGAATCGAACTGCAGGGCCACTGCCAGCTTCCCGGCATTGTCTATATACCCCCACTTGCCGGCCTGTTTTATCGGGAACAACAGCACCGGTTTTTCGGGAACAACAGTCTTCAGCTTTTGGGAATGGGCCCAGTCCGGGGCCAGAGCCATAAGAACGATCAGGATCAAAGGCCTCAGCATTTCAAGCCTCCTTGGGTTGTATCTTATTTTCATTTTTTATTTTTATCCTGCTGTTTTATCAAGGCCGCCAGCAAAGGCAGCATTATCTCGTGATGCCCGGTAAAACTGTATCCCCGGCCGCCGGACTGGGTCGGGCGGCTGACCACGTTGAGGTTGGGCCGGTAGTGCTGGATCATGTCAAAGTTGGCGGCGGTGAAATCCCTGGCCTGGTGCCCCAGGTTGCGGGCCACGGTCAGGGCTTTTAGGAAAACTTCCGGCATTATCACGCTGGAGCCGAGGTTGATCACCACTCCACCGAAAAGTTTGGCGACCGACTGGGCCAGTATCCGAAAATCCCGGGCGCTGCAGTCCCCGGCGGCGGCCCCGTCGTAGCTGGAATGCTGGTTGATGATGTCGGTGCCCACCGCCACGTGGACCGTGGCTGGTATTTCATTCCGGCTGCAGGCCGCCAGTAGGCTGAACTTCTGGTATTTGGCTTTTACCCCGTTCAGGTACTGTCCCAGCGCCTGGCCGTAGCCGATCCGGCAGAGGCTGGCGGCCTTGACGACCCCGTTGATGCCGTCGGCGGTCTCTTTGGCCATGCCAAAACTGCCGTCTTCCAGGCCTGCGGCCACGTCCTCGGAGGTTTTTCCCCAAAAAGCCATTTCAAAGTCGTGGATGGCCCCGGCCCCGTTGGTGGCCAGGTGGGTTATATAGCCCTGCTCTATCAGATCTATCAGCACCGGGGAAAGCCCGCATTTTATTGGGTGGGCCCCCATCATCACTATCACCGGCCGCCCCCGGCTCCGGGCTTTTCGCACCGCCTGGGCCAGGGAAAACAGGTCATTGACCTTCAGCGTCCTGGGCAGGGCATCAAAGAACTGCATCAGGGAAGACCCCGGCTTTATGGCCTGGGCCAGCTGGCCCAGATCCACCTTGCTCCGGCGGTCCCTGATGGAATGGCTTTTGACCCTGGAGATGTCTATTTCCTTGAAGTTTTTCATGGCTTTGCCGTCTTTATTGTTTTTCGGTGACCAGGTAGTCCGGGCCGTCTATTCCCTGGTTATATTCCTTAAGCACCGCGTTGATGGAACCCACCAGGATCTTGCTTTTCATCAGCACCGGGATCCGGCGGCTGTCGTTGGTCAGCCAGACCAGAAGCCGCCCCTTGTTCTGGAACAATCCCGGGTAGCGCAGCACCGGCTCCACCACCAGGCATTCCACCTTGCCGAAGATGGTCTTGACCTTTTCCTTCCGGAGTAATTTGACCTCCAGCGGGTAATTGTTCTTGTCGGTATGGTTGTCGATGTACAGCGACTTTCCCGATTCCAGGGAAAAGGTCCGGGCATAATACAGCGAGGTCAAAATGTCCCGGGCCTGGGGCGTGGTGGCTATCACCTGTCCGGTGTTGTAAGTGACCTTGTTCTGTTCCTGGTCAAAATCCAGCGCCTCCTCGTGGCGGTAACCGCCCTCCCGCATCTTCTTCTGGTAGCGCAGAGAATAGAGGCGCTCGTAGTCGGTGAAGGCCTCGAACCGGTCGTGCACCTGGTAGAATTTGGAGAAGAACGGGTTTGACCAGGTCTCGTTGACGATGTGATAGGCGCTGCGCTGGCCCACGTAGGTCAACTCGCTGTCAACCCTCAGGTAGGAATACCCCGCGGTGATGCCGGCATATTCTATGGTATAGGTCATCTTCTCGCCCCGGTTGAACTTCCGGAAAGGTTCGGCGGGTACCTGCGATGCCCCGGACAGACCCGCGGCCAGCCCGGCCAAAAGACAGTATATGGTTATTTTGGCATTATGCATTGATGTTTGAATCGTTGTTAATTGTTGCCATTTTTGTTCACCTCGGTTACCTTGGTCAGAACCTCTTCCACCGTGATCTTCTCCATGCAATCATACTCCGGGCAGTTATGGCCGGGACATTCCCGGCAGGGGCCGGCCGGAGGCCTGATGACCGTGTGCCCTTTCCTGTAAGGCCCCCAGCGCTTTATTTCACAGGTGGGGCAATACAGGCCGATGACCCTGGTGTTCACCGCCGCGGCCACGTGCAGGGGCCCGGTGTTGTTGGTGACCAGCACTTTGGCCAGGGAGATCAGGGCCGCCAGGTCTTTCAGCGGCAGGTTTTCCGCCCAGCCGACATCGGCCGTCAAATGTTTTTTTAACGATGTTTTAAGGCCAAGTTCCTGGGGCCCCAGGCTGATGACGACCCTGCCGCCTGCGCCCTGGATCCTGTCCGCCAGCTTGGCGAATGATGCCAGGGGCCAGGGCTTGGATGACCCGCTGCAGCCCGGATGAATCAGGGTGAAATCCCGGCCGTATTCCTTGGCCAGCTTTTCTGTTAAATCGTCCGGCACCGTCAAAACCGGCGGCAGATAACGCTCTCCGGCCGTTGGCTCGAATCCCAGACCCTGATAGACCAGATCCAGATTGTATTCCAGTTCATGCTTTGAATTTTGCTTCCGGTGCTGTTTTACCCGGCGGTTGAAAAGCAGGCTGTACCCCCGGTAGGCCGTGCCCGCTCTGACCGGGATCCCGGCCAGCCAAAGTGCCGCCGCCAGACGAAGGGTGGGGTGCAGAAGAACTGCAGCGTCAAACCGGTAAGCCCGCAACATTCCAGCTAATTCAAAAACGCCCTTTCCGGAATCTGTCAAAGCTTCATCAATATCCTGAGAGAACGGGACCATGGCCGCCGTGTTTTTTGAGACCAGGTACGTTACCTTGGCTTCCGGGAACCGGCGCTTTAGAACGGCTGCCGCGGGCAGGGCCAGCACCAGGTCCCCTAGCCTGTCGTTTCGGACCACCAGTATGTTTTTGAACCCTTTTGATCCCACAAAGCCCCTTCTGCTCACTTTTTGTTCTTTGGCCCCTTGGACAGGCTTTCCAAGCCGTGCCTGACCGCCAGGGTTATCGCTTCCAGGTCCAGCTGCTTGATGCAGGAAAGGTGGTCGCAGGATTTCTTCCAGCAGGGGCTGCAGGCAAGTTTGGAGAATATCTTCTCGCCCCGTCCGTAGAGCTCGATCTCGGTGCCGCAGGACAGCCCGAACCAGGCCACCACCCACTTTTTAAGGGCCACCGCCATGTGCAGGGCCGAGGTGTCCCCGGTGATGATCAGGTCGCAGGCCTCGATGTAGACCATGCCCCGGCGGATCCCCTCGTCCGTGGGACTGTTAATGACGTAGGCCCCGCTTTTCTTTTTGATCTCGGCGTTGCGCCCGGCTTCGGCCTTGCCACCCAGCAGCATTATTTTTGTCCCGGGCCATTTTTTATGGAATTGTTTTATCAGCTGGACATGCTGTTCAATGGTCATCTTTTTGTTGGGGAAAAGGTCGGAGCATCCGGTGTTGAACCCTATCACCAGGCCGGTTTCCTTGATCCCGTTCTTCAGCCGGTAGTCTTTGGCCGCCTGTTTTTCCTCGTCCGTCAGGCGGAGGACGTAGTCCTCGTTTTTGTAATCCAGTTTCATGGCCCGGGCCAGGAACTTTATCCCAGTGACCTTGTTCTGCTTGAACTTCAGCTCGTCGTCGATCCCCAGCCGGTAGCCGTATTCGGCTTCGGGGTTGAAATAGGTGATGGCCCCGTTCTCGTCCATGGCGAAACCCAATTTTTCCTTGGCCTTGACCAGCATGGCCAGGGCATCGGAACGGTGGGCTTTGTCTATGGAATAGATCTTGTCGAAGCTCATGGCCTGGAGGATGGAGACAGTTTCAAAGTCGTAGGGCCAGATCTTGTCGATATGGGGATTGTTCTGCAGCAGTGGCACAGCCATAGGCAGAGTCACCCAGTGGATGGTGCTCCTGGGGTCTTTGAGCTTGATGGCCGGCAGCAGGGCCGTGGTCATCAGCACTGCGCCCAAGGCGTCCAGGTTGATTATCAGGATCCTGGTACCGCGAGGCTCCCTCTTTTTACATTCCTTACAAAGCCAGCCGGGATGACATGGCTTATAACCATTAAAGTATTTGCAATCTATAGTCTTATACACTGCTATTGAAGCTTTTCTTTGTATGATAAATTTATAGTTTGATCCTATTTTACATCTCCTGGCGGCCTTCCAGGGCCCGGCTCAGGGTCACTTCGTCCGAGAACTCCAGGTCGCTGCCCACCGGCAGGCCCCGGGCAATGCGGGTGATCTTTATGCCCAGCGGTTTTATCAGCTTCATCAGATACAGCGCTGTGGCCTCTCCCTCGGCGTTGGGATTGGTGGCCATGATTATCTCTTTGACATCGGTCTTCTCCAGCCGCTCCATCA
Proteins encoded in this window:
- a CDS encoding MFS transporter — its product is MTQKSIHTPAAGSVEPDRSLKISIIEGSFATVHITVSLGALVTGYALMLGANDFQLGLLAALNALSTVGSVVSAQILGRLGSRKKLTVWGATAGRSLWALLCVLPFIKMMPGFKLALFFAVMFLGNTILSAANTAWLSWMTDLVPPEKRGVYFGKRSAILGAVTMLTNYGAGWGFDRMKAAGLQDQGFALIFGLAALFAVIAGLILNRQWEPPLKGEKSLSIYEIVKLPFADPNFKRLLTFFIFWSLSTAVAGPFFGAHMIKNLKMPYSVIALYSIVAGILNLSTQPLWGKIVDKLGNRPVLIFNLVGIFLLPLFWLFATPSFYLPIWVDAFLTGFFWPGFTLAGFNLLLLTAPEQNRTSYLSIYTVATGFAVFLASLAGGWLANALHNFKFVLLGHTLINFHLLFAFSSLARIFTLPLALKLREERSHSVGTLLNLFGDKISQNFAGGWQAGVVMVKRITRG
- a CDS encoding WG repeat-containing protein, with protein sequence MKIRYNPRRLEMLRPLILIVLMALAPDWAHSQKLKTVVPEKPVLLFPIKQAGKWGYIDNAGKLAVALQFDSAGCFSEGLAAVRLGDKYGFIDPAGKYVIDPLLLYADAFSEGLAAVGVVGKDGSGSYCYINKAGKIVISFKKLKPEDIGGVYRFSQGLARVNIQDKYRFIDKTGKFIGIQKFDWAGDYSDGLAPVKIKQAGYVVEKLSCGYINKTGKMVIKPQFDDGGPFVDGLARVKTGGKYGYINKIGKMVINPAFDDAQDFSQEMAGVKIEDKWGFISKGGQQAIEPQFLEVRPFSEDLAGIKSGEVWGYADKTGKIVIDTQFDDVFKFANGLGMIKNDGDYGYINKTGESIWEPAE
- a CDS encoding DUF3108 domain-containing protein → MHNAKITIYCLLAGLAAGLSGASQVPAEPFRKFNRGEKMTYTIEYAGITAGYSYLRVDSELTYVGQRSAYHIVNETWSNPFFSKFYQVHDRFEAFTDYERLYSLRYQKKMREGGYRHEEALDFDQEQNKVTYNTGQVIATTPQARDILTSLYYARTFSLESGKSLYIDNHTDKNNYPLEVKLLRKEKVKTIFGKVECLVVEPVLRYPGLFQNKGRLLVWLTNDSRRIPVLMKSKILVGSINAVLKEYNQGIDGPDYLVTEKQ
- a CDS encoding glycosyltransferase family 9 protein → MSRRGFVGSKGFKNILVVRNDRLGDLVLALPAAAVLKRRFPEAKVTYLVSKNTAAMVPFSQDIDEALTDSGKGVFELAGMLRAYRFDAAVLLHPTLRLAAALWLAGIPVRAGTAYRGYSLLFNRRVKQHRKQNSKHELEYNLDLVYQGLGFEPTAGERYLPPVLTVPDDLTEKLAKEYGRDFTLIHPGCSGSSKPWPLASFAKLADRIQGAGGRVVISLGPQELGLKTSLKKHLTADVGWAENLPLKDLAALISLAKVLVTNNTGPLHVAAAVNTRVIGLYCPTCEIKRWGPYRKGHTVIRPPAGPCRECPGHNCPEYDCMEKITVEEVLTKVTEVNKNGNN
- a CDS encoding glycosyltransferase family 9 protein; this encodes MYKTIDCKYFNGYKPCHPGWLCKECKKREPRGTRILIINLDALGAVLMTTALLPAIKLKDPRSTIHWVTLPMAVPLLQNNPHIDKIWPYDFETVSILQAMSFDKIYSIDKAHRSDALAMLVKAKEKLGFAMDENGAITYFNPEAEYGYRLGIDDELKFKQNKVTGIKFLARAMKLDYKNEDYVLRLTDEEKQAAKDYRLKNGIKETGLVIGFNTGCSDLFPNKKMTIEQHVQLIKQFHKKWPGTKIMLLGGKAEAGRNAEIKKKSGAYVINSPTDEGIRRGMVYIEACDLIITGDTSALHMAVALKKWVVAWFGLSCGTEIELYGRGEKIFSKLACSPCWKKSCDHLSCIKQLDLEAITLAVRHGLESLSKGPKNKK